The following proteins are encoded in a genomic region of Glycine max cultivar Williams 82 chromosome 18, Glycine_max_v4.0, whole genome shotgun sequence:
- the LOC100791951 gene encoding probable methyltransferase At1g27930, whose amino-acid sequence MFHNTTRTYIINTISHLTLSHTCNNTKVTRSFKKQMMKNRYPLPERRWFVAMAVVGLIATAMFLTNAIRTSETSYLCPGALGIRSKTRTEFSYDASPIQLRAILHYATSRVVPQQSVSEIKISLDVIKSLGRPINFLVFGLGHDSLMWASFNPGGTTVFLEEDPKWVHSILKDAPGLRAHTVRYRTQLRDAKGLLTSYRSEPSCSPTKAYLRGNEACKLALENLPDEVYETEWDLIMIDAPKGYFAEAPGRMAAVFSAAVMARNRKGSGVTHVFLHDVDRKVEKVYAEEFLCRKNLVKGVGRLWHFQIPPSNDTHASRFC is encoded by the coding sequence ATGTTCCATAACACAACACGCACATACATAATTAACACCATATCTCACCTCACCTTATCACACACATGCAACAACACAAAGGTAACAAGGAgctttaaaaaacaaatgatgAAGAACCGTTATCCGTTGCCGGAGAGACGGTGGTTCGTGGCTATGGCCGTCGTGGGCTTGATCGCCACGGCGATGTTCCTCACCAACGCGATCCGAACCTCGGAAACCTCGTACTTGTGCCCGGGCGCGCTCGGGATCCGAAGCAAAACCCGAACCGAATTCAGCTACGACGCGTCACCGATCCAGCTCCGCGCGATTCTCCACTACGCGACCTCGCGCGTGGTTCCGCAACAATCGGTGTCGGAGATCAAGATCAGTTTGGACGTGATTAAATCACTGGGCCGGCCCATTAACTTCCTCGTCTTCGGGCTGGGCCACGACTCCCTCATGTGGGCCTCATTCAACCCGGGCGGCACCACTGTGTTCCTCGAGGAGGACCCGAAGTGGGTCCACTCGATCCTTAAAGACGCGCCGGGCCTGCGGGCCCATACTGTGCGTTACCGCACGCAGCTACGCGACGCGAAGGGGCTTCTCACCTCGTACCGCTCCGAACCTTCGTGTTCTCCCACGAAGGCGTACCTGCGAGGCAACGAAGCGTGCAAGCTGGCGCTGGAGAATCTTCCCGACGAGGTTTACGAGACCGAGTGGGACTTGATAATGATTGACGCGCCGAAGGGGTATTTCGCGGAGGCGCCGGGGAGGATGGCGGCGGTGTTCTCCGCCGCGGTGATGGCGAGGAACAGGAAGGGATCGGGTGTGACGCACGTGTTTTTGCATGACGTGGATCGGAAGGTGGAGAAGGTGTACGCGGAGGAGTTTCTTTGTAGGAAGAACTTGGTCAAGGGTGTTGGAAGGCTTTGGCACTTCCAGATACCTCCTTCTAACGACACACATGCTTCTCGTTTCTGCTAG